A portion of the Nitrospinota bacterium genome contains these proteins:
- a CDS encoding type II toxin-antitoxin system RelE/ParE family toxin: protein MPANKKLIWTLPAREDIIRLREFIEPHNPEAARRAAENLKKAALLLLENPHIGKPVERREDRELIVPIGRRGYVIRYRVMGDEIIILRVWHGLEEKGTT, encoded by the coding sequence ATGCCCGCCAACAAAAAGCTGATTTGGACGCTTCCCGCCCGAGAGGATATTATCCGGTTGCGGGAGTTCATCGAGCCGCACAATCCTGAAGCCGCCCGCAGAGCCGCTGAAAATTTAAAGAAAGCGGCGTTGCTTCTTCTTGAGAATCCACATATAGGAAAGCCCGTCGAGCGCAGGGAGGATAGAGAATTGATCGTTCCTATCGGGAGGCGGGGTTACGTTATCCGCTATCGCGTTATGGGTGATGAAATTATCATCCTGCGCGTGTGGCACGGTCTTGAGGAAAAAGGAACAACTTGA